The Verrucomicrobiota bacterium JB022 genome has a window encoding:
- a CDS encoding stomatin-like protein, translating to MFEFSLVMALVVTILVIVTLMKTARVVPQRQQFVIERLGKYARTLDAGFHILIPFIDKVAYKHSLKEIAIDVPSQTCITKDNISVSVDGILYLQVFDAKSASYGIENYLFAASQLAQTTLRSEIGKIELDRTFEEREMINAAVVEAVDKASDSWGVKILRYEIKDIMPPDSVRDALEKQMRAERERRAVVAKSEGERQAKINVSEGNKQEMINVSEGEKIKQINEAEGRAREIELLAAATAEGIRKVAEAINEPGGQEAVNLRVAEQYVREFGNLAKTNNTMIIPANLADISSVVATAMKTIESLPAKSKATDAPVSHPQGPTPPPFQGQW from the coding sequence ATGTTTGAATTCTCTCTCGTGATGGCCCTGGTAGTGACGATCCTCGTGATCGTCACCCTGATGAAGACCGCCCGCGTAGTGCCCCAGCGCCAGCAGTTCGTGATCGAGCGCCTGGGTAAATACGCCCGCACGCTCGACGCCGGTTTTCACATCCTCATCCCCTTTATCGACAAGGTCGCCTACAAGCACTCGCTGAAGGAAATCGCCATCGACGTGCCTTCGCAGACCTGCATCACCAAGGACAACATCTCGGTGTCGGTCGATGGCATCCTCTACCTCCAGGTGTTCGATGCCAAGAGCGCCAGCTACGGGATCGAAAACTACCTCTTTGCCGCGTCCCAGCTCGCGCAGACTACCCTCCGCTCCGAGATCGGCAAGATCGAGCTCGACCGCACCTTCGAGGAGCGCGAAATGATCAATGCGGCAGTGGTCGAAGCTGTCGACAAGGCGTCGGACTCGTGGGGCGTCAAGATCCTGCGCTACGAGATCAAGGACATCATGCCGCCCGACTCCGTGCGCGACGCGCTGGAAAAGCAGATGCGTGCCGAGCGTGAACGCCGCGCCGTGGTCGCCAAATCCGAAGGCGAGCGGCAGGCCAAGATCAACGTCTCCGAGGGTAACAAGCAGGAAATGATCAACGTTTCGGAAGGCGAAAAGATCAAGCAGATCAACGAAGCCGAAGGCCGGGCACGCGAAATCGAGCTGTTGGCCGCCGCCACCGCCGAAGGCATCCGCAAGGTAGCCGAGGCCATCAACGAGCCCGGCGGGCAGGAGGCCGTCAACCTCCGCGTGGCCGAACAGTATGTGCGCGAGTTTGGCAACCTGGCCAAGACCAACAACACGATGATCATCCCGGCCAACCTCGCCGACATCAGCTCGGTCGTCGCCACCGCGATGAAGACCATCGAGTCTCTCCCCGCCAAGTCGAAGGCGACAGACGCTCCCGTATCCCATCCGCAAGGCCCTACCCCGCCGCCCTTCCAAGGCCAGTGGTAG
- a CDS encoding NfeD family protein — translation MELVEIIWVVLGLLLILGELLLGGFVIVFFGTSALVTGVALWFGFPGGHGLPFLLFSALTILQIVALRGQFKRIFRGDIAENGQPEDDDFTGRAATAASDFGLERDATGTYHGRIAFRGTQWSASCSEPAQPGQRVKIVRREGSSLVITLD, via the coding sequence ATGGAACTGGTGGAAATCATCTGGGTGGTGCTCGGGCTCCTGCTGATCCTTGGCGAACTGCTGCTGGGTGGCTTTGTGATCGTGTTTTTCGGCACCTCCGCGCTGGTGACAGGGGTGGCCCTGTGGTTTGGCTTCCCCGGAGGCCATGGGCTGCCGTTCCTGCTGTTCAGCGCGTTGACGATCCTCCAGATCGTGGCCCTGCGCGGGCAGTTCAAGCGCATCTTCCGCGGCGACATTGCGGAAAACGGCCAGCCGGAGGACGACGACTTTACCGGGCGGGCCGCCACCGCCGCTTCCGATTTCGGCCTCGAACGCGACGCCACCGGCACCTACCACGGGCGGATCGCGTTTCGCGGCACCCAGTGGTCGGCCAGTTGCAGCGAGCCTGCCCAGCCCGGCCAACGCGTGAAGATCGTGCGCCGCGAGGGCTCCAGCCTCGTCATTACTTTAGACTAA